The following are encoded in a window of Pseudalgibacter alginicilyticus genomic DNA:
- a CDS encoding thymidine kinase produces MFLENTVNHKEQFGWVEVICGSMFSGKTEELIRRLKRAQFARQRVEIFKPAIDVRYNEDMVVSHDSNEIRSTPVPAAANIPILADGCDVVGIDEAQFFDDEIVRVCNDLANKGVRVIVAGLDMDFKGNPFGPMPNLMATADYVTKVHAICTRTGNLAQYSYRKAKSDNLVLLGEVDEYEPLSRAAFYKAMTRDKVRNMKVNDAEEITPKSKNKDA; encoded by the coding sequence ATGTTTCTTGAAAATACAGTAAATCATAAAGAACAATTTGGTTGGGTTGAAGTGATTTGCGGTTCCATGTTCTCGGGAAAAACCGAAGAATTAATCCGTAGATTAAAACGCGCACAATTTGCCAGACAGAGAGTTGAAATCTTTAAACCAGCTATTGATGTGCGTTATAATGAAGATATGGTTGTATCGCACGACTCCAACGAAATCCGCTCTACTCCAGTTCCTGCCGCAGCAAACATCCCTATTTTAGCTGATGGCTGTGATGTTGTTGGCATAGATGAAGCCCAATTTTTTGATGATGAAATAGTGCGTGTTTGTAACGATTTAGCAAATAAAGGTGTTAGAGTTATTGTTGCAGGATTGGACATGGATTTTAAAGGTAACCCTTTTGGTCCAATGCCCAACTTAATGGCAACAGCCGATTATGTAACTAAAGTACATGCTATTTGCACACGAACAGGAAACTTAGCCCAATACAGTTACCGAAAAGCCAAAAGTGATAATTTAGTGCTTTTAGGAGAGGTAGATGAATACGAACCTTTAAGCAGAGCCGCTTTTTATAAAGCTATGACACGAGACAAAGTTAGAAACATGAAGGTAAACGATGCTGAAGAAATAACCCCTAAATCCAAAAACAAAGATGCCTAA
- a CDS encoding BamA/TamA family outer membrane protein: MKTNVKYIFVILILIKGLYSCSVSKYIPEDERLYTGASLEIISDSIIKNEDALKAELESVLLPEPNKKFLGIYTGLYYYYKNQKEKSGFINRWLYKKLGERPIYLSDVKTYEVEDLLLNRLENRGFFYSSTSSNFNEKEKKAAIDYSVKIPKPYLMAKYQIDSMPNTIHTEVKNLVAETPFIKDMRFDLNSMKMERQRIDFNLKKKGFYNFDDSFLIFEADTNRYNNKRFDLFLKLKKDVPKKSLIPYKISKVNVYTDYDMADSVQLKPIRYNHKNFIQKEIVFKPKYLDPFIKIKEGERYDPETSKNTARRLSTIGAYKYVNIQYKEVDSLATDSLGILETNIYLSPLSKRALRAELQLVTKSNSFTGPGLSLTFSNRNLFGGGETLNSSASAGYETQLGGKNNTGKSSLELGLKTELIFPRVLFPIKINEDFFEYAIPKTKMSIGVNYLNRSKLYTLLSGTALFGYTWNANRFITHEINPISVNYTELTNTTTEFENILNNNPFLESSFEQQFISGLTYSFTYNGLVDKQKKHQFYLNTTFDIAGNSIGLFGKQEVDNEPKTFLGLEYAQYAKMDIDLHYHFNFGNEHILASRLFAGYGMAYGNSDVIPFVKQYYSGGPYSVRAFKIRSLGPGTYSEETDTNSSSFFDKTGNIRLEANLEYRFPIYSFFKGAIFADAGNIWNSKENSTFNGDDKFSGNFLNELGIGAGLGLRIDIQNFVIRFDLAAPFHDPSLPEGERFYFDLKNPILNFAIGYPF, encoded by the coding sequence TTGAAAACGAATGTTAAATACATATTTGTTATCCTCATTTTAATTAAAGGACTATATTCGTGCAGTGTTTCCAAATACATTCCTGAAGATGAGCGCTTATACACAGGAGCTTCCCTTGAAATTATTTCAGATTCTATTATAAAAAATGAAGACGCCTTAAAAGCAGAATTAGAATCTGTACTTCTACCAGAGCCCAATAAAAAATTTTTAGGCATTTATACAGGCTTATATTATTACTATAAAAATCAAAAAGAAAAATCTGGTTTTATCAATCGATGGTTATATAAAAAATTAGGGGAAAGGCCTATTTACCTATCTGATGTAAAAACTTATGAAGTAGAGGATTTATTACTGAATCGTTTGGAAAACAGAGGGTTTTTCTACAGTAGCACTTCATCAAACTTTAATGAAAAAGAAAAAAAGGCAGCCATTGACTATTCAGTTAAAATACCAAAACCATACCTAATGGCAAAGTATCAAATAGATTCTATGCCAAACACTATACATACTGAAGTTAAAAATTTAGTTGCTGAAACGCCTTTTATAAAAGACATGCGATTTGATTTAAATAGCATGAAAATGGAACGACAACGAATAGATTTCAACCTTAAGAAAAAGGGATTTTATAATTTTGACGACAGCTTTTTAATTTTTGAAGCCGATACCAATAGATATAACAATAAGCGATTCGATCTATTTTTAAAACTAAAAAAAGATGTACCTAAAAAAAGTCTTATTCCTTATAAAATCAGTAAAGTCAATGTTTATACAGATTATGATATGGCTGACTCTGTTCAATTAAAACCTATTCGGTATAACCATAAAAATTTTATTCAAAAAGAGATTGTTTTCAAACCAAAATACCTGGATCCATTTATTAAAATAAAAGAAGGTGAACGCTATGATCCAGAAACATCTAAAAACACCGCAAGGCGCTTGTCTACCATTGGAGCATACAAATATGTAAACATTCAATATAAGGAAGTAGATTCTTTGGCAACCGATAGTTTAGGTATATTAGAAACTAATATTTACTTATCTCCATTAAGTAAACGTGCACTACGTGCAGAACTTCAGTTAGTTACCAAATCTAATAGTTTTACTGGTCCTGGTTTATCACTTACTTTTAGCAACCGAAATTTATTTGGTGGTGGAGAAACTTTAAATTCCTCAGCAAGTGCAGGATATGAAACACAATTAGGAGGTAAAAATAATACAGGAAAAAGTAGCTTAGAATTAGGATTAAAAACTGAACTAATTTTTCCGAGAGTGCTGTTCCCTATAAAAATAAATGAAGATTTTTTTGAATATGCCATTCCAAAAACTAAAATGTCAATTGGTGTTAATTATCTTAATAGAAGCAAACTGTATACACTATTATCTGGAACAGCTCTTTTTGGATATACCTGGAATGCCAATAGATTTATAACTCATGAAATAAACCCTATTTCTGTTAATTACACCGAATTAACAAATACCACAACAGAATTTGAAAACATTTTAAATAATAATCCATTTTTAGAAAGCAGCTTTGAGCAACAATTCATTTCAGGACTTACCTACTCCTTCACCTATAACGGTTTGGTAGACAAACAAAAAAAACATCAATTTTATTTAAACACAACATTTGATATTGCTGGAAATTCTATAGGTTTATTTGGGAAACAAGAAGTGGATAACGAACCAAAAACTTTTTTAGGTTTGGAATACGCGCAATATGCTAAAATGGATATAGATCTACATTATCATTTTAACTTTGGTAATGAACACATTTTAGCATCAAGACTTTTTGCAGGATACGGAATGGCTTATGGTAATTCTGATGTTATACCGTTTGTAAAACAATATTACTCTGGTGGCCCATATAGTGTTCGTGCCTTTAAAATTAGATCCTTAGGACCTGGAACTTATAGCGAAGAGACAGATACTAATAGTAGCAGTTTTTTTGACAAAACTGGGAATATTAGATTGGAAGCTAATTTGGAATACCGATTTCCAATTTATTCATTTTTTAAAGGAGCTATATTTGCTGATGCTGGTAATATTTGGAACTCAAAAGAAAACTCTACTTTTAATGGTGACGATAAGTTTTCGGGTAATTTCCTAAATGAATTAGGAATAGGTGCTGGTTTAGGATTGCGGATAGACATTCAAAACTTTGTAATCCGTTTTGATTTAGCAGCCCCTTTTCATGACCCGTCATTACCTGAAGGAGAGCGTTTTTATTTTGACCTAAAAAACCCCATTCTTAATTTTGCTATTGGATATCCGTTTTAG
- the mscL gene encoding large conductance mechanosensitive channel protein MscL, whose amino-acid sequence MLKEFKEFAMKGNLIDIAVGFVMGAAFKEVVTAFTGGIVSPLIGLIFKADFKDLKYVIQEGVANAEGVVEGEVSVLWGAFLTNVIDFIIVAFVMFMIVKGVNKLKKKEEPAPEAPKGPSQEELLIQIRDLLKK is encoded by the coding sequence ATGCTTAAAGAATTTAAAGAATTTGCAATGAAGGGCAACCTAATTGACATTGCAGTAGGTTTTGTAATGGGTGCTGCTTTTAAAGAAGTTGTTACTGCATTTACAGGAGGTATTGTTTCACCGCTAATTGGATTGATTTTCAAAGCAGATTTCAAAGATTTGAAATATGTCATTCAGGAAGGTGTTGCCAATGCAGAAGGTGTGGTAGAAGGTGAAGTATCAGTACTATGGGGTGCTTTCCTAACCAATGTTATCGATTTTATTATTGTAGCCTTCGTCATGTTCATGATTGTAAAAGGTGTTAATAAATTGAAGAAGAAAGAAGAGCCAGCACCCGAAGCTCCAAAAGGTCCTTCTCAAGAAGAACTACTTATTCAAATAAGAGATTTATTAAAAAAATAA
- the recJ gene encoding single-stranded-DNA-specific exonuclease RecJ: MRWTVNKKPDSKKLKVLQDALQVDEIIASLLVQRGIETYDEAKAFFRPSLKNLHDPFLMKGMAKAVARIEKAIANKENILVYGDYDVDGTTSVALLSSYLRTKYSLVQTYIPNRYDEGYGISMKGVKYAYEFNFTLIIALDCGIKAIDKVAYAKEKGIDFIICDHHRPGIEVPDAVAVLDPKQDDCNYPYKELCGCGVGFKLIQALASKEGKTIEDLVEYLDLVATAIAADIVPITGENRVLAYYGLKIINSSPRPGIKAIIDLVEKEELTITDVVFMIAPRINAAGRMEHGNYAVTLLTDMEYDEALKHAAEINQYNIDRREEDKKTTEAALLQIEEQNEQKQFTTVVYDENWHKGVIGIVASRLTETYYRPTLVFTKSGQKLAASARSVRDFDVYNALEACAEHIEQFGGHKYAAGLTLDEENYQAFKKAFEEVVSQTIDKKLLIPEIKADAEIDLKDITPKFYRILKQFAPYGPGNMTPVFVTNNLIDTGYGKCVGADKTHLRINVTQPDAGNMVAIGFSMADKFDLISEGKPFSAAYSIDENEWRGEVSLQLKLRDIKEAKTDIQ; encoded by the coding sequence TTGCGTTGGACAGTTAATAAAAAGCCAGATTCTAAAAAACTTAAAGTGCTGCAAGATGCACTTCAGGTAGATGAAATCATAGCATCACTTTTGGTGCAGCGTGGTATTGAAACGTATGATGAAGCCAAAGCTTTTTTTAGACCGAGTTTAAAAAATTTGCACGATCCCTTTTTGATGAAAGGTATGGCTAAAGCCGTGGCTCGTATAGAAAAAGCCATAGCAAATAAAGAAAATATTCTTGTTTATGGAGATTATGATGTTGATGGCACAACATCTGTTGCTTTATTATCATCATATTTAAGAACAAAATACAGTCTTGTTCAAACCTATATACCTAACCGATATGATGAGGGTTATGGTATTTCTATGAAAGGTGTAAAATATGCTTATGAATTTAATTTCACGCTCATTATTGCTTTAGATTGTGGTATAAAAGCAATTGATAAAGTTGCCTATGCAAAAGAAAAAGGTATTGATTTTATTATCTGTGATCACCACAGACCAGGTATTGAAGTTCCTGATGCTGTTGCCGTATTAGATCCAAAACAAGATGATTGTAATTACCCTTATAAAGAACTTTGTGGATGTGGTGTAGGTTTTAAATTGATTCAAGCATTGGCATCAAAAGAAGGAAAAACAATTGAAGATTTAGTAGAGTATTTAGATTTGGTTGCCACAGCTATTGCTGCGGATATTGTTCCTATTACAGGAGAAAATAGGGTTTTAGCGTATTATGGATTAAAAATTATTAATAGCAGCCCACGTCCAGGAATAAAGGCGATTATTGATTTGGTAGAAAAAGAGGAGTTAACTATTACCGATGTAGTTTTTATGATTGCCCCAAGAATTAATGCAGCAGGCAGAATGGAGCATGGAAATTATGCGGTAACTTTGTTAACCGATATGGAATATGATGAGGCTTTAAAGCATGCTGCTGAAATTAACCAATATAACATTGATAGACGTGAAGAAGATAAAAAAACCACTGAAGCGGCTCTTCTGCAAATTGAAGAACAAAACGAACAGAAACAATTTACTACTGTTGTTTATGATGAAAATTGGCACAAAGGTGTTATTGGTATTGTGGCTTCTAGATTAACGGAAACCTACTATAGGCCTACTTTAGTATTTACTAAAAGCGGACAAAAATTAGCAGCATCGGCACGTTCTGTTAGAGATTTTGATGTGTATAATGCCTTAGAAGCCTGTGCTGAGCATATTGAGCAGTTTGGCGGGCATAAATATGCTGCGGGTTTAACGTTAGATGAAGAAAATTACCAAGCTTTTAAAAAAGCCTTTGAAGAAGTAGTTTCTCAAACTATTGATAAAAAGTTACTCATACCAGAAATAAAGGCAGATGCCGAAATAGATTTAAAAGATATTACGCCAAAATTTTATAGAATATTAAAACAATTTGCTCCTTATGGGCCTGGTAATATGACCCCTGTTTTTGTAACTAATAATTTAATAGATACAGGCTATGGAAAATGTGTAGGAGCAGATAAAACACATTTGCGGATTAATGTTACTCAGCCAGATGCAGGCAATATGGTTGCTATTGGTTTTAGTATGGCTGATAAATTTGATTTAATTTCTGAAGGAAAACCATTTAGTGCCGCCTATTCTATTGATGAAAATGAGTGGCGGGGTGAAGTCTCACTTCAACTTAAATTAAGAGATATAAAAGAAGCTAAAACGGATATCCAATAG
- a CDS encoding aspartate-semialdehyde dehydrogenase, with protein MKVAVVGATGMVGEVMLKVLEERNFPITELLLVASERSVGKKLTYKNKEYTVIGLADAVAAKPQIAIFSAGGDTSLEWAPKFAEVGTTVVDNSSAWRMDPTKKLVVPEINASELTKDDKIIANPNCSTIQMVLALSQLHKKYKMKRVVVSTYQSVSGTGVKAVKQLENEIAGIKGEMAYPYPIGRNALPHCDVFLENGYTKEEMKLAREPQKIFNDKSFSVTATAVRIPTAGGHSESVNVQFENDFELAEVRKLLSETPGVIVQDNTDTNTYPMPIYAHDKDEVFVGRIRRDETQANTLNMWIVADNLRKGAATNTIQIAEYLIANNLV; from the coding sequence ATGAAAGTAGCTGTAGTTGGTGCCACTGGAATGGTTGGCGAAGTGATGCTAAAAGTTCTTGAAGAACGAAATTTTCCAATAACTGAATTGTTATTAGTAGCCTCTGAGCGTTCCGTAGGGAAAAAATTGACTTATAAAAATAAAGAATATACCGTTATTGGTCTAGCGGATGCTGTAGCTGCAAAACCTCAAATAGCTATTTTCTCTGCTGGAGGAGACACCTCTTTAGAATGGGCTCCTAAATTTGCTGAAGTTGGTACAACAGTGGTTGACAATTCTTCGGCTTGGAGAATGGACCCTACTAAAAAATTAGTAGTTCCTGAAATCAATGCCAGCGAATTAACTAAAGACGATAAAATTATTGCAAACCCTAATTGCTCTACCATACAAATGGTTTTAGCATTATCACAACTCCATAAAAAATATAAAATGAAGCGAGTGGTCGTTTCCACATACCAATCTGTTTCTGGTACTGGTGTAAAAGCCGTTAAGCAATTAGAAAATGAAATTGCAGGTATTAAAGGCGAAATGGCTTATCCTTATCCAATTGGTAGAAATGCCTTACCTCATTGCGATGTGTTTTTAGAAAATGGATATACTAAAGAAGAAATGAAATTGGCTAGAGAGCCACAAAAAATATTCAATGACAAGTCATTTTCTGTTACAGCTACAGCAGTAAGAATCCCTACCGCTGGTGGACACTCTGAGTCTGTTAACGTTCAATTTGAAAATGATTTTGAATTAGCTGAAGTTCGTAAACTATTAAGTGAAACGCCTGGAGTTATTGTGCAAGATAACACAGACACTAACACGTATCCAATGCCAATTTATGCGCATGATAAAGATGAGGTTTTTGTAGGCCGTATCCGTAGAGATGAAACGCAGGCAAATACTTTAAACATGTGGATTGTGGCTGATAATTTACGTAAAGGTGCTGCAACTAATACCATTCAAATTGCTGAATATTTGATTGCAAATAATTTAGTTTAA
- a CDS encoding HopJ type III effector protein: MTIERFKNKLKNTPMDIEFSETMAAIEALYEFTPTAFKNGILENGVGENSGSCKLFAFAKIQGFSKEETLACFGKFYFDEVLNDPKGGGHQNIRNFMNTGFDGLIFEGAPLKEK; the protein is encoded by the coding sequence ATGACAATAGAAAGATTTAAAAATAAATTAAAAAATACTCCAATGGATATTGAGTTTTCAGAAACCATGGCTGCTATTGAAGCGCTTTATGAATTTACTCCAACGGCTTTTAAAAATGGTATTTTAGAAAATGGTGTAGGCGAAAATTCAGGTTCATGTAAATTATTTGCTTTTGCAAAAATTCAAGGATTTTCAAAAGAAGAAACTTTAGCTTGTTTTGGTAAATTTTATTTTGATGAGGTTTTGAATGATCCTAAAGGTGGTGGACATCAAAATATTAGAAATTTTATGAATACTGGTTTTGATGGTTTGATTTTTGAAGGAGCGCCTTTAAAAGAAAAGTAG
- a CDS encoding M28 family metallopeptidase, whose protein sequence is MNRIVVFSLLSLMCLSLFSQAEITEKELKNHILFLTSEKNAGRYPGGKENKRVVRYLKKEFKKLKIQSFETGYKQHFEATLRVEKNIEEKPMVKTCNVVGFIEGNDAFLKNEYIVLGAHYDHLGFGGPSSKSDKKNAIHYGADDNASGTAALLEIAEKIASEKQALKRSVIFIAFGAEEQGLLGSQFFVENPLVPLAQIKLMINMDMVGRLNAKNHVYMGGAGTFPNGMELMKVLAEPLGINPIVHAGSVGGSDHVSFYKKGISVLGMHTGGHPQYHTPEDTIDLLNIEGETLVCEYIFRTIMEIASTDYKMKFINQD, encoded by the coding sequence ATGAACAGAATAGTGGTGTTTTCACTTTTAAGTTTGATGTGCTTAAGTCTATTTTCTCAAGCAGAGATAACGGAAAAGGAACTAAAGAACCATATTTTATTTTTAACCTCAGAAAAAAACGCGGGACGTTACCCGGGAGGCAAAGAAAATAAAAGGGTTGTTAGGTACTTAAAAAAAGAATTTAAAAAACTTAAAATTCAATCTTTTGAAACGGGATATAAGCAACATTTTGAAGCTACTTTACGAGTAGAAAAAAACATTGAAGAAAAACCAATGGTTAAAACATGTAACGTTGTTGGTTTTATTGAAGGAAACGATGCTTTTTTAAAAAATGAATATATTGTTTTAGGGGCACATTATGATCATTTAGGTTTTGGTGGACCGTCTTCAAAATCAGACAAAAAAAATGCCATTCATTATGGTGCTGATGACAACGCCAGTGGAACAGCTGCATTGTTGGAAATTGCAGAGAAAATAGCCTCAGAAAAACAAGCGTTAAAACGAAGTGTTATTTTTATTGCCTTTGGTGCCGAAGAACAGGGTTTATTAGGAAGTCAGTTTTTTGTTGAAAATCCTTTGGTGCCATTAGCTCAAATTAAATTAATGATTAATATGGATATGGTTGGGCGGTTGAATGCTAAAAACCATGTTTATATGGGAGGTGCTGGTACATTTCCGAATGGTATGGAACTGATGAAAGTACTGGCAGAACCTTTGGGGATTAACCCTATTGTTCACGCGGGTTCTGTTGGTGGGTCAGACCATGTGTCTTTTTATAAAAAAGGGATTTCTGTTTTAGGAATGCATACAGGTGGACATCCACAATATCATACACCTGAGGACACGATTGATTTATTAAACATTGAAGGAGAAACTCTGGTTTGCGAATATATTTTTAGAACCATAATGGAAATAGCTTCAACCGACTATAAAATGAAGTTTATAAACCAAGATTAA
- the rsmI gene encoding 16S rRNA (cytidine(1402)-2'-O)-methyltransferase produces the protein MSKLYIVPTPIGNLKDITFRALEVLKEVDLILAEDTRTSGKLLKHFNILTHMQSHHMHNEHKTVENLIQKLKSGAKVALISDAGTPAISDPGFLLTRACIENGIEVDCLPGATAFVPALVNSGLPNDKFVFEGFLPVKKGRQTRLLLLAEESRTIIFYESPHKLLKTLGHFCEYFGNDRQVSVSRELTKLYEETIRGTAKSVLEHYTNKPPKGEIVIVVAGKK, from the coding sequence ATGAGTAAACTTTACATAGTACCAACGCCCATTGGAAATTTAAAAGATATTACATTTAGAGCTCTTGAAGTTTTAAAAGAAGTAGATTTAATTCTTGCTGAAGATACCCGAACTTCAGGAAAATTATTAAAGCATTTTAACATTTTAACTCACATGCAATCACACCATATGCATAATGAGCATAAAACTGTTGAAAACCTAATTCAGAAACTTAAAAGTGGTGCAAAGGTTGCACTTATAAGTGATGCCGGAACACCAGCTATTTCTGATCCTGGGTTTTTATTAACGCGTGCTTGTATTGAAAACGGAATTGAAGTAGATTGTTTACCTGGAGCAACAGCCTTTGTACCAGCCTTGGTAAATTCTGGTTTGCCTAACGATAAATTTGTGTTTGAAGGTTTTTTACCAGTAAAAAAAGGTAGACAAACCCGTTTACTACTTTTAGCAGAAGAAAGCAGAACGATTATTTTTTATGAAAGTCCACATAAATTGCTGAAAACTTTAGGGCATTTTTGCGAATATTTTGGAAACGATAGGCAAGTATCTGTTTCAAGAGAATTAACAAAACTTTATGAAGAAACCATTCGTGGAACTGCTAAAAGCGTTTTGGAGCATTATACAAATAAACCGCCCAAGGGAGAAATTGTGATTGTGGTTGCAGGAAAAAAATAA
- a CDS encoding uracil-DNA glycosylase family protein: protein MQDLLYNIKQCTICNDYLPLGPRPVVSAHPNSKIVIIGQAPGTKVYASGIPWDDASGKQLRNWLNVSPETFYNSEKFAIIPMGFCYPGKGKSGDLPPRQECAPQWHKSLFENMSNVELVLLIGMYAQKYYLGKESKKTLTDTVANFQEYLPKYLPLPHPSPRNRFWLIKNPWFEVEVLPKLRERTKRIISIT, encoded by the coding sequence ATGCAAGATTTGCTTTATAACATAAAACAATGCACCATTTGCAATGATTATTTGCCCTTAGGTCCACGACCTGTCGTATCTGCTCATCCAAATTCTAAAATTGTTATTATAGGTCAAGCGCCAGGGACTAAAGTTTATGCATCGGGTATTCCATGGGATGATGCTAGTGGAAAGCAACTTAGAAATTGGTTGAATGTTTCTCCAGAAACATTTTATAATTCAGAAAAATTTGCCATAATTCCTATGGGCTTTTGTTACCCGGGAAAAGGTAAATCAGGCGATTTACCACCACGTCAAGAATGTGCTCCACAATGGCACAAATCTTTATTTGAAAACATGAGCAATGTAGAATTGGTTCTTTTAATTGGTATGTATGCTCAAAAGTATTATTTAGGAAAAGAGTCAAAGAAAACATTAACAGATACGGTTGCTAACTTTCAAGAATATTTGCCTAAATATTTACCATTACCACATCCATCTCCAAGAAATAGATTTTGGTTGATTAAAAACCCGTGGTTTGAGGTGGAAGTATTGCCTAAATTAAGAGAGAGAACAAAACGTATTATTTCAATAACTTAA
- a CDS encoding OsmC family protein: MINHITTKWLGGMKFESTNPSGNNLFIEASPENGEQAEGYRPKALMLSALAGCSGLDVASLIKKMKLDVADFSIEIDANLTDEDPKFYDKVTMAFHFFGSELNEKKLQRAVDLSVEKYCGVMEMFRQFAELSIETHFHNKNA; the protein is encoded by the coding sequence ATGATAAACCATATAACTACCAAATGGTTAGGAGGAATGAAGTTTGAAAGTACAAACCCTTCTGGAAATAACTTATTCATTGAGGCTAGCCCTGAAAATGGTGAGCAAGCCGAAGGTTACAGGCCAAAAGCTTTAATGCTATCAGCATTAGCGGGCTGTTCGGGTTTAGATGTTGCTTCATTAATTAAAAAAATGAAGTTGGACGTTGCAGATTTTAGTATTGAAATTGATGCTAACCTTACTGACGAAGATCCAAAGTTTTACGATAAAGTAACCATGGCATTTCATTTTTTTGGAAGTGAATTAAATGAAAAAAAATTGCAGCGGGCTGTAGATTTATCGGTTGAAAAATATTGTGGCGTTATGGAAATGTTTCGTCAGTTTGCTGAACTATCTATTGAAACACATTTTCATAATAAAAATGCTTAA
- the alr gene encoding alanine racemase encodes MPKAQETLLEIDLKALKHNFKYLKSRLNPKTKFMAVVKAYAYGNESCQIANYLQNLNADYFAVAYVNEGVTLRKAGITKPILVLHPQAVSFKTLIENNLEPCLYNKKILTEFIKALTTEYQENYPVHIKFNTGLNRLGFWQDDINFIINKLNETKKITVKSILSHLAASEDLNEKNFSLNQIETFKSLTKNFIKKIGYRPMLHMCNTSGILNYPEAHFDMVRSGIGLYGFGNSEEENKHFIPIGTLKTVISQIHTINKGESVGYNRAYKSNSTIKTATLPIGHADGIGREYGKGKGFVIINGERAYIIGNVCMDMVMVNVTDIDCNEGDEVIIFGPNASAETLAETANTISYEIITGISQRVKRIFTGC; translated from the coding sequence ATGCCTAAAGCGCAAGAAACGCTTCTTGAAATTGATTTAAAAGCTCTTAAACATAATTTTAAATACCTTAAATCAAGACTAAACCCCAAAACAAAATTTATGGCGGTTGTTAAAGCCTATGCCTACGGCAATGAATCTTGCCAAATAGCCAATTATTTACAAAATTTAAATGCCGATTATTTTGCGGTAGCCTATGTAAACGAAGGTGTTACTTTACGCAAAGCAGGCATAACAAAACCCATTTTGGTATTGCATCCACAAGCTGTAAGTTTCAAAACATTGATTGAAAATAATTTGGAACCTTGCTTGTACAATAAAAAAATTCTAACAGAATTTATTAAAGCATTAACTACAGAATATCAAGAAAACTACCCTGTCCATATCAAGTTTAACACGGGTTTAAACCGTTTAGGATTTTGGCAAGATGATATTAATTTTATTATAAATAAACTTAATGAAACCAAAAAAATAACAGTTAAATCTATTCTTTCACATTTGGCAGCTAGTGAAGATTTAAATGAAAAAAACTTCTCCCTAAACCAAATTGAAACCTTTAAAAGTTTAACCAAAAACTTCATTAAAAAAATTGGATATAGACCAATGCTTCACATGTGTAATACATCCGGAATTTTAAATTATCCGGAAGCTCATTTTGATATGGTACGAAGCGGTATTGGACTTTATGGTTTTGGAAATTCAGAAGAAGAAAATAAACATTTTATACCAATTGGTACTTTAAAAACAGTTATTTCACAAATACATACCATTAACAAAGGTGAATCCGTTGGTTATAATCGTGCATATAAATCAAACAGCACCATAAAAACAGCCACCCTACCTATTGGTCATGCCGATGGTATTGGTAGAGAATATGGCAAAGGTAAAGGCTTTGTTATTATAAACGGCGAACGAGCTTATATTATTGGAAATGTATGCATGGATATGGTTATGGTAAACGTTACTGATATTGATTGTAATGAAGGAGATGAGGTCATTATTTTTGGTCCTAACGCTTCAGCTGAAACACTTGCTGAAACTGCCAATACTATTTCTTATGAAATTATAACTGGTATTTCACAACGTGTAAAGCGTATTTTTACTGGGTGTTAA